A genomic region of Desulfomicrobium macestii contains the following coding sequences:
- the trkA gene encoding Trk system potassium transporter TrkA produces the protein MKAIIVGAGEVGFHIAKRLAAENKDVVVIDRNPAVLQRILEHMDVQVLEGSGCSPLVLGEAGITKADMLLAVTDSDEINLMACTFANMLAPGLTKLARIRNDEYTAYGQQLAKGIGIGIIINPEVEVVRTIEHMLRAPGAVDICDLADGRIKIVGTWITSGNPMVGTSLMDLRRKAGDMQLIVAAIVRDDKVIVPTGSDEILDGDLVYFVCEDSQLQSVFSFLGNRSGKKSSVLIIGGGNIGLRLARALEKKPVHVKLMDKSPERCSVLAEELDRTVVLVGDGTDQEALLEENIGAMDVVVTMTGNEESNILASLLAKKLGTPMAITRLNKIEYMPLVRAIGLEHIVSPRLSAVNSIFKHVRKGGVLSAVAIKDGAEALEALVGPESDLVGRALKDLTFPKGVLVLCIMRADAVLIPSGLDVIQRGDRLFILSLTESIPGVERMLSRGQEKG, from the coding sequence TTGAAAGCCATTATTGTCGGAGCGGGAGAAGTCGGATTTCACATTGCCAAACGACTGGCCGCCGAAAACAAGGATGTGGTGGTCATCGACCGCAACCCTGCCGTGCTGCAGCGCATTCTCGAACACATGGACGTGCAGGTGCTTGAAGGCTCCGGCTGCAGCCCGCTTGTGCTGGGCGAGGCCGGCATCACCAAGGCCGACATGCTGCTGGCCGTGACCGACAGCGACGAGATCAATCTCATGGCCTGCACCTTCGCCAACATGCTGGCCCCGGGGCTGACCAAGCTGGCCCGCATCCGCAACGACGAGTACACGGCGTATGGACAGCAGCTGGCCAAGGGCATCGGCATCGGGATCATCATCAATCCGGAGGTCGAAGTGGTGCGCACCATCGAGCACATGCTGCGCGCCCCCGGAGCCGTCGACATCTGCGACCTTGCGGACGGGCGGATCAAGATCGTCGGAACCTGGATCACCTCGGGCAACCCGATGGTCGGGACCAGCCTCATGGACTTGCGCCGCAAGGCCGGAGACATGCAGCTCATCGTCGCGGCCATCGTGCGTGACGACAAGGTCATCGTGCCCACGGGCTCCGACGAGATCCTCGACGGGGATCTGGTCTATTTTGTCTGCGAGGACAGTCAGTTGCAGTCGGTGTTTTCCTTTCTGGGCAACCGCTCCGGCAAGAAGAGCAGCGTGCTGATCATCGGCGGCGGGAACATCGGCCTGCGTCTGGCCCGCGCCCTGGAAAAAAAGCCTGTCCACGTTAAGCTCATGGACAAGAGCCCCGAGCGCTGTTCCGTGCTGGCCGAGGAACTCGACCGGACCGTGGTTCTGGTCGGAGACGGCACGGACCAGGAAGCGCTTCTTGAAGAGAATATCGGCGCCATGGATGTGGTGGTGACCATGACCGGCAACGAGGAGAGCAACATTCTGGCCTCGCTTTTGGCCAAGAAGCTGGGCACTCCCATGGCCATCACCCGCCTGAACAAGATCGAATACATGCCGCTGGTGCGGGCCATCGGTCTTGAGCATATCGTAAGTCCCCGGCTTTCGGCGGTGAACAGCATATTCAAGCATGTGCGAAAAGGCGGGGTTCTCTCGGCCGTGGCCATCAAGGACGGAGCGGAAGCACTTGAAGCGCTGGTCGGTCCCGAGTCCGATCTGGTGGGCAGGGCGCTCAAGGACCTTACTTTCCCCAAGGGCGTGCTTGTCCTTTGCATCATGCGCGCCGACGCCGTGCTCATCCCGTCCGGGCTTGACGTTATCCAGCGCGGCGACCGACTCTTCATCCTGAGCCTGACCGAGTCCATTCCCGGAGTCGAGCGGATGTTGTCCCGGGGACAGGAGAAGGGCTGA
- a CDS encoding TrkH family potassium uptake protein, translating to MRWTIALHVTGLILLCVGLCMFLPLACGWYYDDTSVAPLFLSLCVTVLAGAFLMFAFKRPKPLVINHREGMVIVSLGWAACAFFGALPFALGGFPSFTDAFFESVSGFTTTGASILTNIEALPKGLLFWRSLTHWLGGMGIIVLTIAILPFLGVGGMQLYKAEVPGPVADKLQPRIKDTAMSLWKVYVLFTVIQVVLLMFGGMDLFESICHSFGTMATGGFSTRNTSIAAYDSAYIDGVITFFMLVAGVNFALHFQLFRGRPLAVWRDPEFRFFVILVLVLTVVVTVSIQGSSYPSWFDALRFGSFQVASILTTTGYATADYELWLPLSQGVLLLCMFIGGCAGSTAGGIKCMRVMLLFKHAYRELFRLVHPRAVLPLKFGPKLVKEEVLTSIWGFFVLFIVLFVLSALALAAMGVDVLTSFAAVVACIGNIGPGLGEVGPVDNYAAIPTLGKWVLSFCMLLGRLEIYTVLVLFVPEFWRK from the coding sequence ATGCGCTGGACCATCGCCCTGCACGTCACCGGTCTCATCCTGCTTTGCGTGGGCCTGTGCATGTTCCTGCCCCTGGCCTGCGGCTGGTATTATGACGATACCTCCGTGGCACCGCTTTTTCTGTCCCTGTGCGTGACGGTGCTGGCCGGGGCCTTTCTGATGTTCGCCTTCAAGCGCCCCAAACCGCTGGTCATCAACCATCGCGAGGGCATGGTCATCGTCTCCCTGGGCTGGGCCGCGTGCGCCTTTTTCGGAGCCCTGCCCTTTGCCCTGGGCGGATTTCCCTCCTTCACGGACGCCTTTTTCGAATCCGTCTCAGGCTTCACCACCACTGGTGCGTCCATACTGACCAACATCGAAGCCCTGCCCAAGGGGCTTCTTTTCTGGCGCAGCCTGACTCACTGGCTGGGCGGCATGGGCATCATCGTCCTGACCATCGCCATTTTGCCCTTTCTGGGCGTGGGCGGCATGCAGCTGTACAAGGCCGAGGTGCCGGGCCCCGTGGCCGACAAGCTCCAGCCCCGGATCAAGGATACGGCCATGAGCCTGTGGAAGGTTTATGTGCTCTTCACCGTGATCCAGGTTGTGCTCTTGATGTTTGGCGGCATGGATCTCTTCGAGAGTATCTGTCATTCCTTCGGGACCATGGCCACAGGCGGATTCTCGACGCGCAATACCTCCATCGCGGCCTACGATTCCGCCTACATCGATGGCGTGATCACGTTTTTCATGCTTGTGGCCGGAGTCAATTTCGCCCTTCATTTTCAGCTCTTTCGCGGAAGGCCGCTGGCCGTCTGGCGTGATCCGGAATTTCGCTTTTTCGTGATTCTGGTTCTTGTTCTGACCGTCGTCGTAACCGTTTCCATCCAGGGTTCAAGCTACCCCTCCTGGTTCGATGCCCTGCGCTTCGGATCGTTTCAGGTAGCCTCAATCCTCACCACCACCGGCTACGCCACTGCGGACTACGAGCTTTGGCTGCCCCTGTCGCAAGGGGTGCTGCTCCTGTGCATGTTCATCGGCGGTTGCGCCGGATCCACGGCGGGCGGGATCAAGTGCATGCGGGTCATGTTGCTCTTCAAGCATGCCTACCGCGAGCTGTTTCGACTTGTGCATCCCCGGGCCGTGCTCCCGCTCAAATTCGGCCCCAAGCTGGTCAAGGAAGAGGTGCTGACGAGCATCTGGGGATTTTTCGTTCTCTTCATCGTCCTTTTCGTACTCTCGGCGCTGGCCCTGGCCGCCATGGGAGTGGACGTGCTGACCTCTTTCGCGGCGGTTGTGGCGTGCATCGGCAATATCGGCCCGGGCCTCGGCGAAGTCGGTCCGGTTGATAACTACGCGGCGATCCCGACCCTGGGCAAATGGGTGCTGAGTTTTTGCATGCTGCTTGGGCGCCTTGAGATTTATACGGTATTGGTGTTGTTTGTGCCTGAATTCTGGCGAAAATAG